GCCCCGCCCACCAGCAAGGAGTCCGGAGCGGCACGACATCGAACACGCCCCCGCCAGGCGGAGGGCGGGCCGGGCCCTGTGAGCCAATCACTCGTTACGCACAGTCAAAGCCCGACAATTCCCGACCGACCCCCCGGGTCGGTAGAGCCCGAGGGCAGTAAGCAGAACGACAGCAAGGGCAACGATTCCCTTTGACACCGTCACCCATGGCAAGAACAACCCTCCACCGAGGCGGTGCGTGTTTGCTGACTGTTAAAATAGGGACAACAATGCCAAGTCTGATCGCACGGAGCAAATTTACTTCGAAAACATTTTTGTCAAAACAATCGGCCAAGGGCCATTACAACGAACAAAGGCTAGCTGTCCTCGACTCAAGGAAATAGCAAGtacaatggatcaaatccaCTACATCCCTCAGGCAggaaaccaaaagaaaaaagGTGGAAAGGCGGCACAAGAACGCCTTCTCCAGCTATGGCCTCGCCCCTCAGCTGCAGAAGACAAAAGCAACGATCATCCCGGGCGAGGGGCAGAGGACATGCTCAAGAGAGCCCGCGGGGTATCCTTTGGAGTTTTCGCCACCTCTGTCCCCCGGGGCCTGTTCCACCAGAAGACCTACAGCGGTGGGGAGCATGAGAGGCCACGGCGTGGAAGACTCCGAAGCGGACGCAAGGTAAGGCGCTGCGAGAGCGCTACCTTCTGCTTGCAGCACCATGCCCCCGGCCGCGCCAGTGCCGAGGAATACCAAGGGAGCCACAAGGAAGATATGGTCGCTTACCACGCCCCTAGGAAAGGGGACTAGTGGTCGGGCTAGCCTAATCTTGCCCCATGGCACCTCGGTTCCTCAGTGCCGGCACGCGACTCGCGGAAGGAGCGCAATAGTACGTGCGTGTCCGAGGAGGATCCCCCGCcgttcgcaagcattcttctagcaccagagAAATAAGCCGTGCCCACTCACATCTGGAGGACGGGTGTGGGGTATGAGGAAGAGAACTACTAAAGGGATTTCCATGATCCGCTTTCTTGTGTGGAACCATGTATCCACAGTacctctatttataggcaaACGCGGCGCGCAAACGGCCCCAGCGCTCAGCGGGTCAGCCAAAACAGGGAACACCAAGGGCCCTCACATAACCGAACCCCCTCTTGAATACCGACGGGACGGCGCCAGCACGCTAGACAACCGCCACGCCACTTGGGCACGATCGCCGCACGACCCGCCAATGGGAGGCAGCCCCGAACGGGGGAAAATGAGGCGTCCGTAGTACAGCGATAAGACGCGACGACCGGCCTCGAGATTCTACAGCGCCAGCGTCCCAGACCCCGTCACGCTGTCACTGGTGCACGCCGAAAGCTGAGGGCGCGGGCAGTTGGATGGGATGCCCCGGTCAGGAGTCATCAAAGCCAAGTCTAGTGGCTCCACGATCATTAAAAAATCACGGAGCCGCTCGGGGGCCTCTGACGGGGGTATAAACCCGGGATCCCTAGCGGGCCAGACTCGTACGATCGGGAGCCCAGCAGGCTCGCCGGGCCATGAAACGTGACGGCCCACCAACTGGCGCGGGAAGCTGCCTTCGCTTCTAAGGCAACGAGTCCGGGAGCCCAgcctcccgggacacgtggcagccCGGTGGCAGCCTGCCAACCTGACGCCCCAGGTCAGAGCCATGCCGATGACCCAGGACGTGCGCTCCAAGAATGCCGCACCTCCTGACAGGTGTGCCAGCCAAGATAGGCCCCGTGCAGGCCCCAGGATGCCGACTCTCCTTATCTTCTGGCAAGAGGTTAGCCAGCAGGACCCCCTGACAAGGGGACAGCGCCACTTACACGGGCCCCGTGACACAACGGGAGGGGGTGTCCACAGACGCTTCCTCCCCTCGCCGTAATGATGGTTGCCTCTGCGCGCCATCTCATTATGCCAGCAAGTGTGACCGGACGCCTCCGGCCAGACCTCGGTAAGACACCCCTCACCAGGAGCGCCGTCCGGCTGACAAGAGCTACGCAAGGGAGGCGTGGGATAGCCCCGCAGACAAGGAACATAGGCTCCGGCGGACAAGACCGGAGGAGACCCTCGAGTGACCCACCAAGCGGTCACGCCGTCCCGACTGAGCTAAGATGGGACAGCACCGGGGGAACACATCGCCCAAGACGATCGCCAGGATCATCCCTTGCCCAGAATATCTCTAGGATCAAGCCTGCCCACTCCCAACCgaccgagtgggccccgacgactgacaaggacGAATCGCAACCCGATGGTGCCAAGACACAGCGCTAGATAAATGTAAATggggggccccaccttggactataaaagggaaagcccccccccccgccccccacgtaggaaagggttgggTGAATCGTATGTGCAACTTTTCATTGCCAAgctcctgtaaaaatttcagccaaAACGGAGAACCGAGCGAAAAGTTATGCCTGTTTTATGGAAGGTATCTCAAGTTATGTTTTTTTGAAGGCACAACTCGGCAGATAGATCAGCAGCGGCTAGGGCACAAATTCTCCCTGGTATGCGCAATGGGTAATCGCCAGATGAATCCAAGGGGGCTGCGGTGCAAGGCGAAAGGCACAAGGCGGCTCGCAACCTATCTAGGGCTGGCGCGGCGAGAGTTCACACAAGGTGGCTAGCGAGGGCAAGTCgattaatggggtggatcgacttGGGATCTGGGTAATGGTGGATGGGATAGCGGCGGAAACAAAAACACAGCGACGGTGCGGTTGAACTACGACGAAGACAAACCCTAAACCAGCAACACGACTTGACCACGGACACAAACTGAACAAAGCGAGTCTGAAAACGAAATTGCAAAGGCTAAACAAGGGTTCTAGGACagcggaattttttttttgtatggcAATTTTCTGGAGTTATAGGACGATGGAACAAACTATACTAGGGTAAGCCTGACGGTAATACCTGAGTCTCTGATTACCACTTGATATGAATGGGGGtgcccgatcttccgtcaggtgaAGGATAACTCGTTTTGGTCGGAAtgcgacacaccgatccggcctCCGCCTGTCCGGCGGCAGGGGCAGCCGGGCAGGCCcctcgccgcgacgccgccccagcaggcagcagcagcgagAAGGAGGGGGCACCAGCCGGCCGGCGGGCCAGCGGCCAACGGCGCCGACGAGTACTGCTCCTGTGCTCCACCCTCCCTGCACCCTCGGCCCTTCAATTCAAGCAAGCCAGCAACTCAGCAAGGTAAAGGTAAGAGGAACACCCTAGATCCACATCCATCCACTTATCAGTGTAGTATTCAAGATTTCCTCCGTCCCGTCTGATCCCGTCGCTGCTGCCTGCCTGTTGCTTCCCCTCAacccccgccgcccgcccctgtTAATCGACGCTCGCGGCTCGCCGCCGGGCTcacgtcctgctcctgcgactGCGAGTCACGTCGCGTCCTCCCCGGCCCCCGCCCGACGTTCGGCGTCTGGCGAGGCGGCGACCTGCCCAAGCCCAACTCCGACCGACCACCAGCCCCCTACGGCTCCCAGCATGAAGGAGCCAGCCACCGGCGGCCTGCAGCCAGgtgcagccggcgccgccgcagcggccgaCAGGACGGGCGGCGCCCCTTTTATAGCACAGCAGCATCCAGTGGCAGAGCCAGAAATTTGGCATACCCAGCCGcaaattcctggctccgccactgcctcTCGGCCAAACGGACTGGCCTCTGGGTACGTATTGTTCATCGTCGTCAGTTCGATCTGAAAAGCGCCCTGAATGTTCCATCCATTTAGTTTGCTGATGATGATGGCTCGTGATAACACAACAGGCGTACCCGGtgtccaaggtgctcatggagaAGGCGTCGTCGAGGTTCGCGGCGGAGCACGGCATGAGCCTGGTGACCCTGTGCCCGTCCGTCAccgtcggcgaggcgcccgacCGGCAGGTGTACACCACCGTCCCCGCCATCCTGTCCCTGCTGTCCGGCGATGAGGCGGAGCTCAAGGTGCTCAAGGGCATCGAGAGGGCCTCCGGGTCGGTGCCGCTGGTGCACGTGCGCGACGTCTGCCGCGCCGAGATCTTCGCCGCCGAGGCGGAGGCCGTCGCCAGGAGgcagggttcaccttaccgacagtaaagcgattttcgccaactagcggtatcggtaaaccgGCGGTAAATCGCCGAAAACTGCTAGAAACCGCTCGAAatgacaattcaaattcaaaaaaccggtaaccgttgtttaccgaccggtaatcgatgtttaccgaccggtaaccgtcgtttttaaccggtaaacaccgtatgactttggaaaattaaaaattttggcagcatttcaccgtaattttgtaaatatcattactgatggtatatatcaaacaattatataacatttacacatacatagaatagaagttcatatccataaaaatagaaattcacatccatagttcatatagatcatcacaacaatagtccatgcaaatcatcacaactat
The genomic region above belongs to Panicum virgatum strain AP13 chromosome 8N, P.virgatum_v5, whole genome shotgun sequence and contains:
- the LOC120685000 gene encoding putative anthocyanidin reductase, whose protein sequence is MEKASSRFAAEHGMSLVTLCPSVTVGEAPDRQVYTTVPAILSLLSGDEAELKVLKGIERASGSVPLVHVRDVCRAEIFAAEAEAVARRQGSPYRQ